The Crassostrea angulata isolate pt1a10 chromosome 1, ASM2561291v2, whole genome shotgun sequence nucleotide sequence AAGCGATCGGGCCCACGCATTGTCTTCAATATGTAAAAGCACGGCAAAAATGTATGTATCTAAATCTTAATATTTCATAGCTACATTCGAATGAAGtctattattttatcatttcaaacACGTTTAATAGTTTAAATAGTAGCAATTTTGGGTTAAATTAGGATGGACGCCAGAAACGCCGCAGAGGTTCGGACACTAATAGATCATCCGAGCCACCAAGACATGCTGAGACAAGAATTCACTCCATTTTGTTACGAAATTCAACAATGTGATTCAGAGCGAAAATATAGACTCGCCAGCGGTGCTTGCAATAACCTGGACGCACCTTTATATGGAAAAGCTTTCACACCATTTAGGCGAATCGTAGCATCTGCATACGACGATggtatatttattgataaataacaatatgTGACATGAGACTCCTCTTTTAATGTAAGATTTGAAAATCTTATATTATAAACATTATCTTATTTTGTAGAGAATGAtttctacaaaatatttttattcttaacCAAACAATAGGTGTAGAGGCGCCAAGGACACGAAGTGTACTAGGAGGTATGTTACCGAGCGCTCGTGACGTCAGCAATGCCGTCCACCAAGAAACCGTTAATAGCGTTAACTCTCAGCTTACCCCGTATGTGACCACGTTTGGCCAGTTTCTAGACCATGATTTTACAAGCACACCATTAATGCAAGGTAAACAACGAATAGCGTTTCATTGCAACttcatacttcttataatatgGCTGTTATATCATCGGATTAACATAGATGCAATAAGGCTCTAATTCTTGCAAATGACTTCTTGTACCAATGACCTGGTTAGAGAATAATTAAAAATGAGGCTTTGATTCTTGACATGTATGAGTCGATATTGAAATGACCTTTATTTGTCATGCCAAAATATAATAAACTTGTCTATACATAAAAAGAGATTTTCAGATGCATGTTTAACGGTGTTTATAAAGACACCAAAACTTATGAACTAACATTTGGTACAATATGTAAGCGAGCGACATATTACATGTTATGAAAATAACACCAATTGCAACTATAATGGGTCAAAAATATAGAATTGATAAGTATGAGGATCTCCAACTGGTACATTGTAGatgttaaaaatcaatgtttttattgttttctttagatgaaaatggaaatataaTTCAGGACTGTTGCTCTTCTCCAGAAAGGTACGAATCAATTTGTCACAGTAGTTTTTTAGTGTCATCCTGATAAAGGCCATTGTATGCggtaattaattcaattttgtccCATTTTATTGTAGGTTTGAGTGTTTCAGTATATCTGTTTCGGCCAACGATCCACACTTTAGAGACCCTACAAAGAAATGTATGACTGTTATACGATCAGATGCCGCACCACCCTTAGATTGCTCAACAGGTATATATTCTAATTCCTTTAAGACCCACAATATTACGGTATCTGAGTATATGCTAACTGTACATaaatttagaaatgaaaaaaattcctttatgaaattaaaatatctttgttCTGTTGTTGCAGGCATTCGTCAACAACAAAACCAGAGGTCTTCCTTCATCGATGGTACTATGATTTATGGATTTAATAAAGCCAAAGAAGATTCATTAAGAAGTGGAGAATTAGGTACTTGTTCTTAtgttatttatttccttttttgtaCACGTATattcacaaataaaatatttgtgctTGACAAAAACACATATATAAAAGCGATGGCGCctgtattgaaataaaatgtgttcataaCAGGTTTTCTAAAGGTAAGCGATGACTACCCCCACACTCGTGGTATGATGCCAAAAACTGGTGAAAATACCTGTAATATCCAAATGGAAGACAACCAGGCTCCAGAAATGCAACACTGTTTTGACGCTGGTATGGtttgaatttcaatttcatttgtcTTGCTTTTATAAGCGGATACcggtattaatttttttatttaagaacaaaaatacaaataatcaaaagaatacaaaaatagacgCCTTTCGAAATgttatttcagttttaaatttatgaaaactCCCTCTTTCAATACAACTTACACATTTTTGATTATTTGAGAACATGGAATGATTATACaagaaatttcaaaacaaaatcatttcataCCAATGCTAATTAATAATTCCTATAAACTCCGAAGCTTTTTAACTTTCACTTTATCTTTTTCCTTAATTAGGAGACCACAGGCATACAGAGAATCCTCTTTTAACTGTTATACACACGGCTTTTCTTCGCCGTCACAATCTCATTGCTACACTGCTTAGAGAAGACTTTGGTGTTCTTGATGACGAGATGTTGTTCCAAGAGGCCAAGCGCATGGTTATTGCTGAATTGCAACATATTACTTATAAGGAATTTCTCccaattgttttaaataacgATATAATGAGACGGTTCAATTTAAGGATTTACAAACCAGCCCACGACAACGTGTACAATTCTTCCACTGATCCACGAATCATTAACGCCTTTGCCACAGCAGTCTTCAGATTTGGTCACACATTGGTGCGGCAAATTGTTGGTACAGACAATGGGAACTCTATTTTTGTCGACAGTCTCTTTAAGCACTTTGATCGACCCCGGATGACTCTATCGTCAAATGGGTACGGACACGAGTACATGGCAAACTGGAAATCCAGAACGGGTACGTCCCAACCTGACGGCTTCATTGTAGATGCTATTCGGAACAGATTGTTTGAATCAGAATCGGAAATGGCAAGTGGAGCGACCAAGAGCTTTGATCTTGCAGCACTGAATATACAAAGGGGCAGAGATCACGGCCTTCCAGGTTACACTGTTTACAGGGAATGGTGTGGACTTTCCCCGGTCCGCCACTTTGGGACGTGGAACCTCGGACTAGTTGATCACGATAGTAGAGCCGCAGCAAATCTTCGTTCTATATACAGGtcagaaaatttcaaattcagGAGAAAACTCTTTTTTACGAAGATTTTCAAACGAGAATTAATAtgtataatgttttgtttagaCACCCGGATGATATTGACCTCTTTGCGGGAGGTCTATCAGAGAGAAGACTTCCAGGTGCTTTGCTGGGTCCTACCTTTTCCTGCATACTTGCTTTCCAGTTCCAAGTTCTGAAAACAGGGGACAGGTTTTGGTATGAGAATCCACACCCAGTCCATGGGTTTTCCGCAGGTAAACTACTCATTATAAGTACATTCGTAATGCACATGAAATCAAATTAGATTCGATGGCTTTAGGATCTAGACTGAAACagtgtaaaaaatttaatttagctGCTCAAAGATCATTGATAATATTCGAAAAATTTCCCAACACATTGAACGTATATGTAAGAGCTAAATTGTATGCACATATGCTGCAGGAATAGaaagtttattaattattttatttaaatcttaagttttaagttcCTCttgcaaaacattaaaatattaactggttaataataaatgttttgcaaCGACAATATTTGTAgttgaaatatataatacaattattgtGAGCAGAAACATGCATATGAGACAAGAACTCAGTAGATTGAAGAATCTTACTAATATAGATACTAGTAGACAACTAAGAAATGAGAATTgattaaaaacttttatttttcgtATCAATATCCGTTTCAAGCTATTGTCAGTAAGAAACACAAAGCAGAAAGTTAGAGgactaaataaaataaaaagaaaacgatTAAAGTATTGTTTACTGAATAATGTTAAAAGTCATAGAACAAACtgatattaaaaatgaataacccTGACAAAATGTGCttggaaatgaattttaatctaATTACAGACCAATTAAAAGAATTGAAGAAAGTGACACTTGCAAAGATTATTTGTTCCACTGCTGATGAGAAACATATCATGACAATGCAACCTAAATTAATGGCTAGAACACAACAAACGTAAGAACAGgcaaagatatatatatatatatatatatatatatatatatatatatatatatatatatatatatatatatatatatatatataagagagagagagtgagagattattatttctgtaaatgcttaaaggggcatggtcacgtttttggtcaaaaattatttttagtaaggcatttttaataggcaaccaaaatttgagtgtcatttgatgagtcataagcgagttacagagcgtACAAttttttgctatgtaaacaaagcgtgtgtttacattttgaatgttgtgaaaattcagttttagacctaaaatgaatgtattagtcgtcaggaactgtttatttatgcttaaaatgaataataagatagacaaaccagctttaaaaagattttgtactggtatattgaacctatttaaacaaaaacagggcatgagccttctttacatgacgaagaattgtaagccctgtatcttgcttaattaaaactcaacgactggcacccaaatttcatttgatcattagaaatgtattcctaaagcattgcaaataataaaaacagaaaaataaaattcgaccaaaatcgtgaccatgcccctttaagattcTAGCAAAATTGTTCACCAAATTGCAATTTTATAATTCTTCCGTAACGAATTCACAGTTTCATTCTTTATATGGccatgtatttgatttaataATTGACGAGAAAGAGAGAAAAGGGAAATAAAAGAGGAAGAGAAATTTCAGTTTAAGAGATAATTTACTGTTTTCAATTATCtctgaaatatatatgtatgaaatTACTAAATATGTTGGTGAAATAGACTCTACAGATAAAAGTTTGGCTTAAAAAACCAGAAAAACTACAGTACCATAACTTGTACTAATTTGTTCAATGTGGTCATCCGTTGTATTGTAGAAACCCAGCAGTGTCATGTAGAAGGATACTAGGAGGTCATGCTCTTGGTTATCATATTGATGTGTTTGGAACTAACTTTCCTGAAATGAGAACTCTAAATATGAATATGAGACCACTACCAGCGTTCAGAGGAAGAAAGACCATTTATCCTATCAACCCTACTTTACAGTATCTTTTCAGAACCAAGCCAACAATAAAATCTTTCGGAAGAAGAAGGATTATATATGGACCAACTAAACTCAAATACAAACGACGGATTTTACTAAAAAAGAGGAAACCGTTGTATTTTTAACCCATTGTTACTTAGGAAATCATTTCATCATTACACCTTGCAAAACCATACTCACCAATCCCATAACACAAATTGAAATTTGTGTTgtgtaatgaaataaaaatgagcTATAAATTTTCGATTTGTCCCAGAACAACTCGAACAAAATTGATGTGCAGAGCTTTGATGCCTTGAAATAAGCTATATAAAATTCATGCACACTATGTTAGGCCGCAAGACATATTTAGAATTTGTACTGTGCTGTATGTATTCTAAAGCCTTAAATAAATTGCGAAGATATATCTCTAATATGCTTAATATCATTAGTTTTGGACCTCACTACGCAATGttttaacactttttaaaaatcctatactCTTCACGTTAATTTGTGCAGatagaattttgtttacgtAATCAGTCTAGTTTTTTAGTAggtatgaatttatttttgcaacattaaatgaaatatttaaacgttttataaattcatatgtgtttttatgtataagaaattgaaataaaaactattaATGCAGAAAAGATTGAATTCTTATTTGTCTTTAAATAATTCACATTCAAAATCTGTATTTTGATTGTATTGgttaaagaaatacatgtagttaaaagcTTTCACAGATAATCTTTAtgtaagaattattttatttactaagtATATATAAAGAACCAAAAAGAATTCAGCAATAGacacttattttatttatacatgtactatataagcAACCTGCAGATAATgtgatttgatataaaatgagtTGGTGCATATTCTTTTGTCTGAATGAATGTTTATTGAACACTTTATACGTATGACATACTTTTGTCAAGCGAAAAAGTGATTAAATTAAATAACTCTTAAAAAACGGTGTCAACAAAACTGCAAATGATTTTCCTAATTTTGAAATAGATAGACGTTTGAATAGCAAtactatatttttgtttatagaatgtttttagctcacctaagctgaaagctcaagtgagctattctgatcacattttgtccgtcgtccgtccgtccgtctgtctgtaaacttttcacattttgaacttcttctctaaaaccacttttccaatttcaaccaaatttggcacaaagcatccctatagaaagataattataaattgcagaaatgaaagactgaTCTTTATCTAAAAcggagaaaacctcaaaactgtagaaaaaggggggtgcattttaaaaaatcttcttctcaagaactattgagtcgaattcaacgtaattttgcataaataatccttatggaaaggaaaatataaattgcaaaaattatcggCAAATTCTGTTTCAATTTTGAGTAAGTtacgaaaattaaaataaagataatcgcggtcaatcagtttataacttcgggttcggtattccatatcgaaaacgaaagttcTTTATATAAAGCAGCCATGTTTGAATGTTGACGCATGACAAACGcgtcaaactgacaaagatgtatttgcttgttgtgcaacaatTTTACCTGCTAAGGTATACTTGAAACATGCTAAACATATTTGTGCCGATTTCGTGAAGTGAATTGAGGTTAAATCTTTCAACGCGTTTACATTTTCATTCGTGACCATGGTTttacgttgttttgaatttcgtttgTGCATTGTAACTTGAGAGGAaatatcgcctgtattttggaatttttatcgGATCAAATATAGACTTTAgtaaatcagacagttaattgtttacctttgcaaaatgagcaaaatctgatgcactaacaacatattatattataaataatatacattctACTGGTCATTCGTTACGATCtctacgtaatggttgattatAATGCAACGTGCTTTGTTAAGATGCTGTGCATTTTCAGTCTAACGgagattgtttttgctgctagaaatatataggtatatatattatgataaaaaaaaaattgtgctctttctttGCTTTAGTGCAggtttcttctgttttaattgtttacaattttctctttacaTACCATATTCAGCTGTAGCAAGTTTCGAATTATTAGCAAGGTACAGAGTTTTGCTCACAGAACTGAGgccatgcttttgttcattctgaataggaaataccaagtttaaaaatcttaagatgAATGTAATTAACTCTTGTGAACAAAAGATTGACTCGAACCAAGCAGaactgtatcttgcttataattcttcGAGTGACGCTGTAATTTCGATTTATCCCTAGAAATGTCTCactaaacgttaaatacttgactgtaaagaaaaattagaaggatgatatgctgtaacaaCGTTTTGGAGCCCTCTCCTTATACGATGAATCTACACCAACTTTGTTGGTTTTTCAgacacaattaaataaaaacgatctctttaaaacagtttaaaacattgCTGTTACGGGGATAAATGTATTGTCGCTATTCCTATCAAAAAAATTACAGTggaaaatcatcttgatttgtagccatttgttaatgttgattttggataaagatgaaaataaaggatgggccttagtaaaatagagtaatatgcctgtcaatacattgcagTCTGGGGCttatttaggggggggggggggggatagacCTTTTCAGAAATCTTAAGAAGCAAAcaagaaaaagattttgaatATGGCTATGTCTGACTTTGCCCCAAAAAAGTGTGGGtggggacccccccccccttccacccAGTTTCGACGCCTAtgcattgattatacatgtaatagctctttaacatatcacaTGATAACATTTTTCAATCGAGTGTATTCATCGATCAAACGAATAAGGTTATAAAACCTCGCACGACTTCACGCCTGGTAAACAACAATAGTTTAAAATGTGGAAGACCAATCAAATTTTTGTATGTTCTTAATTTGAGCGCCTtgatgtttttttcttccacatgtaggaatttttttttaataaaatacaataactagctagtacaatgtagttgaagatgaatatgtacctatatatatatgcatattctcATATAAAATTTGATCGTTTTACAGTGAGGGGGCAGAACTAAACTAAAGGGAATTGGAGTTAACAGTGTATCCTTaccaaaaatttagttttatatcttgcataggatcttatttttggtaaaaatggtatttcataagggtacattgtcaaagattaagtgtaggaaaataagtgtaaaatttggatacaaattattttatggtattcttttttttgtttttttactgaGGGggcatatggcacaatatcctttgtaCACTcatataaagccattgttgctcaggtgagcgatgtggccccatgggcctctttgTTTTCTCTTATTGTTTGTATTTCAGCTTGgtcaataaattttatatttacataagtTAAATTACAAATTGAATCAATTTGTAATTAAGCCACAAtcacatttatttcaatatttgtcaATTTGACCATACATGACCATATCTCCgcaaaatttgtaaattaagTGCTTGTTATGAAACTGGGGATGAATTTCGCTATCTTTTCAAATGTACTGATGATGGTTATGTGTATCAAATTCAATGATTATGCATCTATCAAAATATATCACATCCAAATGTTCTAAAATCTGAAACCCGTTCAATGTCACAaacaaaaatcaacttatcAATATTTGTAAACTATTAGATACTATATTtgagagagttagctctctTGGTAAACTTATAACAATTACACTATAACTTCAGTTATCagaataaagttcattgtcattGCGTCAAATATAAACGTTGTGGGTCATAAATCagctttttctgaaaaaataatgcattactttatCTAGCTTTGTTGAAAAAATAACCATTGATTCTTTTTCTTAGATAGGTACACGATAAGTTTCATAAGAGAACAATGAATGATCTTGTAAGATTAATTCATTTTGTGTCCTccattctacatgtatgtagtagAGTTTAATTGCAACCGGTACATTATTGTTCTACATACGTGAATAAATcaacattatattttaatatgtaagAAAACCTGTGCTAtaaataaacgaaaaaaaagaatatatgacaaattgcCCTATGCATCATTGCTAATTTAAGTACAAAACCAATAGCATATACAAACAAGTAAGGAAAGCGAGGACATACCAAACATAAACAGCCGTAAACGGCTTATTTGGTCAATTGCTTAAAAGTGTAACAgttcaaattaataaattaccAGACGAAATTAATACTGTTTGCAAACAACTACTAGACTCATTAGAAGGATTTTTTTAGAGCTAACCTATTTTACATTCATATCAAAAAAGGCCTGTTCTTTATATTATTACCGACAGaactacatgtacctatatgaattatataaatgtaatgcctcattgaaaaatcaatatCTGGATGATCAGCTTTCAATCGTTTCTTTTATACAACTTTAGAAAGTACAATTTGGCCCTTACAGTCAATtagtatataataataattactATAATTACAAGTCTACAATATTTAGACTATGTTACCATTGAGtctaaaatggggggggggggggggggaggttgtAACCTTTGGTCAAGTGTTCCACAGTTTGTTAGAATAACAAACATTGctgtaaaattataattgacaaattaaacatttttaagagcATAAACTATCGTGGAATGAAGTTAATTATGAGTATTCTACATAGCTATACACGTATTTTCTAAACCGTGTTAAATTATGCTGATTTTAAGTGTTCAAAACGGTACCATAAAGACCACGGATAGTAAATGAAATAAGATTAAGTTTGTAACGTCCTTTTGCTCCTGTTAATAGCAGTACAATAATAAACTCCTTAAAATCTAATTTGGGTTATTTGTTTTCACAAAAACGCATCCAAGCTTCTGGCTCCTGTAAAATAGCATACTTAAAGACCAAAACCTGAAAacaattgaatatatatttcaacatGGATTGCCCGAGgtatttttatagaatttattcCATGAAAAGAAATGCAATTCTTAGGGTATGCATAACTATTAgtcaaatttgtttttgtattttttacaattataatgaTGACCGGAATGCATGACTTAATGAAGATTGAGTGACAATTCATTGTTTTCGTTAACCaatttacaatgtataaataACTTACGTAATAagactttaaattaaaaaaaatataagaaatgcaaatattttcccAAACTCATCAAATAAGTTTTTATTCAGTCGTTGATTGCCTCTCACTTACTCCTAAGGAACTATCCTAAATATTCTGGAATTCATGACATGCTATTTAAACTCACCATTCAAAAAGAGGCCctgtaaatatgaaattatttgttcagcttgtttttgttttaaaaaaaatcagtgctTGAATATGATgtcgacaattttttttatcacccATAGTTTATTTTCCTTCATCACTACATCACTATCAAAAGCAATACACGAAGTTCTGATGTTCAGAATAGGAATTTATGactaaaatgtattttcttttataaattttaagaaaatctgGTTCTGTTATCACATTCATATCATATtcacaatatatatattcatgtaaatttgtgaatttgtttttttctaatttggaTTTTccattacaaaaaaatcaagtgGTAGTCaactgataaaataaaaattatgaaattaatctttgtcttttttaagaaaaatgagacaaaaaaattaattttagttacTAATTTACACCTTtttatcaaatactttttttcaaatcccataatcaaatatatatttcaaataaagaaaaacaaagcgCAAATTTTAAGCAAATATGTTATCATTATTATCTTAAACAATTAATTTGTAAGTTGGACAAGTTAGAAAGTTTTTGAATTCTTACATAAAATTCTTCTTCCAAAAGCCCCTgcatctatatatatttttgacttAACTGCTGTTTAGAttgttcattaatttttctGTCTATAATTGATCAATGAGAGAGGCGGTCCATTACATGCTAAGATGCTTTTTGAATAAATAGGTCCGAAAATTAATTATCCCTGGCCATACTTTAATGAGTTCTTCGTTACAAACAGGTAATTGATTCATTATATGTAGATGTATATCTAAAATTTAAGTTCTGATGACTTGGAAATTCAATGCAACTTTAATTAGGAAAGCAACAAAGGTAAATAATTGAAAcagtttttgaaaacaaaatttctaGTTTTAGTATTATGCTTAAGAATAAATATCATAGAGATA carries:
- the LOC128158864 gene encoding peroxidase-like protein — encoded protein: MISLAEGGELIWFKLQPRQIFSGEKMDSIRMKTLVMVLCLVPPAMALHGRIHVTKPVRVRSLQLDHLLIDRQSRANQVYSAQVLPPKPMLSNLNMAFGDLNPALMTESLTVPIPHPEETPTNMDGMGQMMQAMIEETMSLLGPPATIPIETNNTGGGQPFYHTVGQNTPVKFHYSFSRQNDEEMVAMLSDRAHALSSICKSTAKMMDARNAAEVRTLIDHPSHQDMLRQEFTPFCYEIQQCDSERKYRLASGACNNLDAPLYGKAFTPFRRIVASAYDDGVEAPRTRSVLGGMLPSARDVSNAVHQETVNSVNSQLTPYVTTFGQFLDHDFTSTPLMQDENGNIIQDCCSSPERFECFSISVSANDPHFRDPTKKCMTVIRSDAAPPLDCSTGIRQQQNQRSSFIDGTMIYGFNKAKEDSLRSGELGFLKVSDDYPHTRGMMPKTGENTCNIQMEDNQAPEMQHCFDAGDHRHTENPLLTVIHTAFLRRHNLIATLLREDFGVLDDEMLFQEAKRMVIAELQHITYKEFLPIVLNNDIMRRFNLRIYKPAHDNVYNSSTDPRIINAFATAVFRFGHTLVRQIVGTDNGNSIFVDSLFKHFDRPRMTLSSNGYGHEYMANWKSRTGTSQPDGFIVDAIRNRLFESESEMASGATKSFDLAALNIQRGRDHGLPGYTVYREWCGLSPVRHFGTWNLGLVDHDSRAAANLRSIYRHPDDIDLFAGGLSERRLPGALLGPTFSCILAFQFQVLKTGDRFWYENPHPVHGFSADQLKELKKVTLAKIICSTADEKHIMTMQPKLMARTQQTNPAVSCRRILGGHALGYHIDVFGTNFPEMRTLNMNMRPLPAFRGRKTIYPINPTLQYLFRTKPTIKSFGRRRIIYGPTKLKYKRRILLKKRKPLYF